In Actinomycetota bacterium, the following proteins share a genomic window:
- a CDS encoding nitroreductase family protein yields MEFSDVVLKRRSVRHFDSKRTVTDEDIVALLSAATVAPSAGNIQPWRFTVVSSIEAKERLQGALRQRWATAAPRIIIVSVDPRPCAARYGARGEMLYAIQDSAAAVQNILLAAVDRGLASCWIGAFDEDAVREAVGIVAPVTPVAILPIGYSAESSGRSPRRPLDELTTWL; encoded by the coding sequence ATGGAGTTTAGCGATGTTGTCCTGAAGCGCAGGAGCGTGCGTCATTTCGATTCGAAACGCACTGTGACTGACGAGGATATCGTTGCCCTGTTGTCCGCTGCGACGGTGGCCCCTTCGGCGGGTAACATTCAGCCCTGGCGCTTCACGGTCGTAAGCAGCATCGAGGCGAAGGAGCGGTTGCAGGGTGCGCTTCGGCAACGCTGGGCCACGGCGGCTCCACGGATAATCATAGTCTCGGTGGATCCACGTCCGTGCGCGGCCCGCTACGGTGCGCGGGGTGAGATGCTCTACGCCATCCAGGATAGCGCTGCCGCGGTGCAGAACATCCTGTTGGCTGCTGTCGACCGAGGGCTGGCGTCTTGCTGGATAGGTGCTTTCGACGAGGATGCGGTGCGCGAAGCTGTCGGTATCGTGGCACCGGTGACCCCGGTTGCGATTCTGCCTATCGGGTACTCTGCGGAGTCCTCGGGCAGATCGCCCAGAAGGCCGCTCGACGAATTGACGACATGGCTCTGA
- a CDS encoding V-type ATP synthase subunit D, whose protein sequence is MEEVRPTRTELLERREQIKLAEQGMDLLKQKRDALLIEFMGVMDETLRLSELLQRAVSEAQYSLAVAEAVDGTVALRSAGMATKGEVTVEMSGTKIMGVPVPVVTKGESPIRTSFTRGYAVTGVSSRVDETAHKFERILDVIIEYADIETRLKRLGDEIQKTNRRVNALEQITVPQLRGQVTYIRQILDERAREDLFRLKKVKKKIESKKAQTR, encoded by the coding sequence GTGGAAGAAGTAAGGCCGACTCGTACAGAGTTGCTGGAGCGTCGCGAGCAGATCAAGCTTGCGGAGCAAGGCATGGACCTGCTCAAACAGAAGAGAGATGCACTGCTTATCGAGTTCATGGGCGTGATGGATGAGACCTTGCGCCTTTCGGAGTTGCTTCAGCGTGCTGTCTCCGAAGCGCAGTACTCACTGGCGGTTGCAGAGGCTGTCGATGGAACCGTGGCGTTGCGCTCGGCTGGTATGGCCACAAAGGGTGAAGTCACCGTCGAGATGTCGGGAACGAAGATCATGGGTGTTCCCGTTCCGGTGGTGACTAAAGGAGAGAGTCCAATACGAACATCGTTCACCCGTGGCTACGCGGTGACGGGCGTCTCGAGCAGGGTCGATGAAACGGCCCACAAGTTCGAGCGGATCCTAGACGTGATCATCGAGTACGCTGACATCGAAACCCGACTCAAGCGCCTTGGCGATGAGATCCAGAAGACGAACCGACGAGTCAATGCCTTGGAGCAGATAACCGTTCCGCAGCTCAGAGGGCAGGTCACATACATCAGGCAGATACTCGATGAGCGCGCTCGAGAGGATCTGTTCAGACTGAAGAAGGTCAAGAAGAAGATCGAGAGCAAGAAGGCGCAGACTCGTTAG
- a CDS encoding V-type ATP synthase subunit B: MGTETATQEVETKLSLVSTDYRTISYVTGPLLFVNSVQNVAYNEMVSIKMPDDSRRTGQVLEISGDIAVIQVFEGTQGVDVSATEIRFLEEVAKIDVSPDLLGRVLNGTGVPIDGGAPIIPEARLDITGAPINPYSREKPADFIETGISAIDGLNTLVRGQKLPIFSGSGLPANELAAQVIRQAKVKSGEEFAIVFGAMGITHREASYFMSQFEKTGALERVVFFQNLADDPTVERLLTPKCALTVAEYLAFEKDMQVLVVLSDMTNYCEALREVSTAREEVPGRRGFPGYMYTDLAMIYERAGRIKGKKGSVTQLPILSMPDDDITHPIPDLTGYITEGQIVLSRSLHRRGIFPPIDALPCLSRLMNLGIGDGKTREDHRAVANQLYAAYAQGRDLRKLVAIVGEEALADTDRRYLRFADDFETRIVGQGEEGRSIEETLDISWDLMSGLPISELKRVRDFVAKYHPNPEPEGDL, encoded by the coding sequence TTGGGGACCGAGACCGCAACGCAAGAGGTTGAGACCAAACTATCGTTGGTCTCAACTGACTACCGAACCATCTCGTACGTCACGGGACCGCTGTTGTTCGTGAACAGCGTGCAAAACGTTGCTTACAATGAGATGGTTTCCATCAAGATGCCTGATGATTCTCGTCGGACCGGCCAAGTGCTTGAGATATCGGGGGACATAGCAGTCATTCAAGTCTTCGAAGGCACCCAAGGCGTGGATGTGAGCGCCACCGAGATCCGCTTTCTTGAAGAAGTCGCAAAGATCGATGTCTCCCCCGATCTTCTCGGCAGGGTGCTGAACGGGACGGGTGTTCCGATAGATGGTGGAGCACCAATCATCCCAGAGGCGCGCTTGGACATCACTGGAGCTCCTATCAATCCCTATTCACGGGAGAAGCCGGCTGACTTCATCGAGACCGGGATCAGTGCGATCGACGGTTTGAACACGCTGGTCCGCGGACAGAAACTTCCAATCTTCTCTGGCTCAGGACTGCCGGCAAACGAGTTGGCCGCCCAGGTTATCAGGCAGGCAAAGGTCAAGAGCGGGGAAGAGTTCGCCATCGTCTTCGGCGCGATGGGTATCACTCACCGTGAAGCTAGCTACTTCATGTCGCAGTTCGAGAAGACCGGCGCACTGGAGCGCGTGGTGTTCTTCCAGAACCTCGCCGATGACCCGACAGTTGAGCGTCTCCTCACTCCGAAGTGCGCACTCACCGTGGCCGAGTACCTTGCGTTCGAAAAGGACATGCAGGTGCTTGTCGTATTGTCTGACATGACCAACTACTGCGAGGCCCTGCGCGAAGTCTCCACCGCTCGTGAAGAGGTTCCTGGTCGACGAGGATTCCCGGGTTACATGTACACCGACCTAGCGATGATTTACGAGCGCGCCGGTCGAATCAAGGGCAAGAAGGGCTCAGTGACGCAGCTGCCTATCCTGTCGATGCCAGACGATGACATCACGCACCCTATTCCAGACCTAACGGGATATATCACCGAGGGGCAGATTGTACTTTCCCGCTCCCTGCATCGGCGCGGTATCTTTCCGCCCATCGATGCCCTGCCATGTCTTTCTCGACTGATGAACCTGGGTATCGGTGATGGAAAGACTAGGGAAGATCACAGGGCTGTTGCCAACCAGCTCTATGCGGCCTATGCGCAGGGACGTGATTTGCGCAAACTGGTTGCTATCGTCGGCGAGGAAGCCCTAGCTGATACTGATCGGCGTTATCTAAGGTTCGCAGATGACTTCGAAACCAGAATCGTTGGTCAAGGTGAAGAAGGTCGGTCGATTGAGGAGACTCTGGACATCAGCTGGGACTTGATGAGCGGGCTGCCAATCAGCGAACTGAAGAGGGTACGTGACTTTGTAGCCAAGTATCACCCGAACCCTGAGCCTGAGGGCGATCTTTAG
- a CDS encoding V-type ATP synthase subunit A has protein sequence MIVGKISKITGPVVVAQDMRGARMYDIVRVGREGLMGEIIRLEGDLATIQVYEDTSGLTVGDITESTAGPLMIELGPGLLTSIYDGVQRPLPLIAEQSGEFIERGTVAAALDHERLWDFTPVMQPGQSVGPGDVVGTIPEGETITHKVMIPPGVSGKVATVAEKGSYTVDQVMAKLEDGFEIKMSQWWPVRQGRPYVRKLDPTHPFTTGMRILDTFFPVALGGNAIIPGGFGTGKTVTQQSLAKWAEVDIIIYVGCGERGNEMTEVLVEFPELEDPGTGAPLMERTVLVANTSNMPVAAREASIYVGATLSEYYRDMGYNVAMMADSTSRWGEALREVSGRLEEMPGEEGYPAYLATRLASFYERSGRVQTLGSDERIGSVTMVGAVSPAGGDMSEPMTQNSLRVTGAFWALDTSLAHRRHFPAISWTKSYTLYGSQIRGWYEENVAPDWQDLRDRAMFILQKETELQEIVQLVGPDALPESEKVILEVARMLREDFLQQFAFDDIDAYCPPKKAYVMLKVILAFYDSAVAALNRGVSLRQLLETPIRDRIAGMKTTPHEEAIQSLPGYAEQLAEEIAGIEVY, from the coding sequence ATGATAGTCGGAAAGATATCGAAGATCACAGGACCGGTGGTCGTTGCGCAAGACATGCGTGGCGCGCGGATGTATGACATAGTCCGGGTCGGTCGAGAAGGGCTGATGGGCGAGATAATCCGTCTAGAGGGGGATTTGGCGACCATTCAGGTATACGAGGACACTTCAGGGTTGACGGTCGGGGATATCACGGAGTCCACGGCAGGACCATTGATGATCGAGTTGGGTCCTGGGCTCCTGACCTCCATCTACGATGGAGTACAGCGACCTTTGCCGCTGATCGCCGAGCAATCGGGCGAGTTCATTGAGCGCGGAACCGTGGCTGCAGCCCTCGACCACGAGCGTCTGTGGGACTTCACGCCTGTGATGCAGCCCGGACAGTCGGTAGGACCTGGGGATGTGGTAGGCACGATTCCCGAGGGCGAGACTATAACGCATAAGGTCATGATTCCGCCGGGAGTCTCTGGAAAGGTGGCCACAGTTGCCGAGAAAGGTTCGTATACGGTAGACCAAGTCATGGCGAAGCTTGAGGATGGCTTCGAGATCAAGATGAGTCAGTGGTGGCCCGTTCGCCAAGGGCGCCCATACGTTCGTAAGCTCGACCCAACCCATCCATTCACGACGGGTATGCGGATATTGGATACGTTCTTTCCGGTCGCACTGGGAGGGAACGCGATCATCCCAGGAGGGTTCGGTACTGGAAAGACGGTCACCCAGCAATCTCTTGCCAAGTGGGCGGAAGTCGACATCATCATCTATGTTGGATGCGGTGAGCGAGGAAACGAGATGACAGAAGTCCTCGTAGAGTTTCCCGAGCTTGAAGACCCGGGAACCGGTGCACCGTTGATGGAACGCACCGTGCTTGTGGCCAACACATCTAACATGCCGGTTGCGGCCCGCGAGGCGTCCATCTATGTCGGTGCCACTCTCTCGGAGTACTATCGCGATATGGGATACAACGTGGCCATGATGGCAGACTCGACCTCAAGGTGGGGCGAGGCACTTCGAGAAGTCTCGGGACGTCTCGAGGAGATGCCCGGGGAGGAAGGATACCCTGCCTACCTTGCCACAAGACTCGCTTCATTCTATGAGCGCTCGGGAAGAGTCCAGACCCTTGGGTCTGATGAGCGCATAGGCTCAGTCACGATGGTGGGAGCGGTATCCCCAGCAGGTGGAGATATGTCTGAGCCAATGACACAGAACTCTCTAAGGGTTACTGGAGCGTTCTGGGCCTTGGACACCTCACTGGCGCATAGAAGGCACTTCCCGGCTATATCGTGGACGAAGTCATACACCCTTTACGGCAGTCAGATCCGCGGCTGGTATGAGGAGAATGTTGCGCCGGATTGGCAGGACTTACGCGATCGCGCGATGTTCATACTTCAGAAGGAGACCGAGCTGCAAGAGATCGTACAGCTTGTCGGCCCGGATGCATTGCCGGAATCGGAGAAAGTCATCCTCGAAGTAGCCAGAATGCTGCGTGAGGATTTTCTTCAGCAGTTCGCTTTCGATGATATCGATGCATACTGTCCGCCTAAAAAGGCGTACGTGATGCTGAAGGTGATCTTGGCTTTCTACGATTCTGCCGTTGCAGCGCTAAACAGAGGAGTGTCGCTAAGGCAGCTTCTGGAGACTCCCATCCGCGATCGAATAGCCGGGATGAAGACCACCCCTCATGAGGAGGCCATCCAGAGCCTACCGGGTTATGCGGAACAGTTGGCCGAAGAAATCGCCGGAATCGAGGTGTACTGA
- a CDS encoding V-type ATP synthase subunit F, which translates to MYKLTVLTDTSTADGFRLSGVDTVVVDSAEMTRVHLNSLIDDEDSGIIAVNERLMAGIDERTQRRIDSIYRPIVISLPIKEKLEVGDDHRAYLARLIRRAIGFDITLRRG; encoded by the coding sequence TTGTATAAGCTAACAGTGCTCACCGATACGAGCACAGCAGACGGGTTCAGGCTCTCTGGCGTCGACACGGTGGTAGTCGATTCGGCAGAGATGACCCGCGTCCATCTAAACAGCCTGATTGACGACGAGGACAGCGGAATCATAGCCGTGAACGAGCGCCTTATGGCGGGGATAGACGAGCGAACACAACGTCGAATCGACTCCATCTATCGTCCGATTGTGATATCGCTGCCTATTAAAGAGAAGCTCGAAGTTGGAGATGACCACAGAGCGTACCTTGCGAGACTGATACGTAGAGCTATTGGATTCGACATAACTTTGAGGCGAGGCTGA
- a CDS encoding V-type ATPase subunit produces the protein MLHHSFFEQLLEASSTKDLVQSLLESEYASSIEEVLIKGISAANIDGALRNSMVRTYGKVTGFLNPEAGHIVSTLLGRWDVFNLKSLLRARHLGLEAESLGAGVLPVGTLSVHDIDGLARLEDVKALVDTVATWGLPFASPLRDGFASYVQTGELLGMELSLDQYYASWATQRLNKRGKNIQIGRAVLGAQMDVSNLVMALRLLQADIDVEDVESYFLPGGIEVDRALYMDLAAKSDVDEVLERLKKISYGRILDDVVMAYLEQNSISVFERALEQAFVRRVVKLGRGDPLGAGVAIAYLWAKQNEVTNIRIIVKGKEVGMPLDRIRKELILV, from the coding sequence ATGCTGCACCACTCCTTCTTCGAGCAGCTTTTGGAGGCATCAAGTACCAAGGATCTGGTTCAGAGTCTGTTGGAATCGGAGTACGCATCCTCCATTGAGGAAGTGTTGATAAAGGGCATCAGCGCCGCAAACATCGATGGGGCCTTGCGAAACAGTATGGTGCGGACATACGGCAAAGTGACCGGCTTCTTGAACCCGGAGGCCGGTCATATCGTCTCGACCTTGCTTGGCAGATGGGATGTGTTCAATCTCAAATCTCTTTTGAGGGCCAGGCACCTCGGGTTGGAGGCAGAGAGTCTGGGCGCAGGAGTACTGCCGGTTGGCACACTGAGCGTTCATGACATTGATGGACTTGCGCGACTTGAAGACGTGAAAGCGCTTGTGGACACAGTTGCTACATGGGGCCTGCCGTTCGCCAGCCCTCTCAGGGACGGTTTCGCCAGCTATGTTCAGACTGGAGAGCTCCTCGGCATGGAGTTGTCTCTCGACCAGTACTATGCGTCATGGGCGACACAGCGACTGAATAAGCGGGGAAAGAACATTCAAATCGGACGAGCAGTCCTCGGCGCTCAAATGGACGTCTCCAATCTTGTGATGGCACTGAGGCTCCTTCAGGCCGACATCGATGTCGAAGACGTGGAATCGTATTTTCTGCCCGGTGGTATCGAGGTGGATCGTGCGCTGTATATGGATCTAGCTGCCAAGTCAGATGTGGATGAGGTGTTAGAGAGGCTGAAAAAGATATCGTACGGCAGGATACTCGATGACGTAGTCATGGCATACCTAGAACAGAACAGCATCTCCGTATTCGAAAGAGCGCTGGAGCAAGCGTTTGTTCGACGCGTCGTGAAGCTAGGCCGAGGAGACCCGCTGGGGGCAGGCGTTGCAATAGCCTATCTGTGGGCCAAGCAGAACGAGGTAACCAATATTCGGATTATTGTGAAAGGCAAGGAAGTCGGCATGCCGCTCGACCGGATCAGAAAGGAGCTGATACTTGTATAA
- a CDS encoding V-type ATP synthase subunit E family protein: protein MALEDIFRALDEQAEDECAALLEAARVQASSIAADAADEAEAIRNGCLLSAQTSGQEDSARRVNVVRLDAQKRMGSVKEEIVTRVFSSSREKLSEIRRADGYPELFRALLEEAVTDMSEPPEVLVDPADEELALKTLADIGAQGSVRAEISTMGGVVVSYADGRIVRRNTIEDRLEKAIPYIKSDVAEILFS from the coding sequence ATGGCCCTTGAGGATATCTTCCGCGCACTGGACGAGCAGGCCGAAGATGAGTGTGCTGCGCTTCTTGAAGCTGCGCGTGTGCAAGCCAGTTCGATTGCGGCTGATGCAGCTGACGAGGCCGAAGCTATTCGTAACGGATGCTTATTGAGCGCGCAGACATCAGGACAGGAGGACTCTGCTAGGCGTGTCAATGTCGTGAGGCTTGATGCGCAAAAGCGAATGGGGTCAGTCAAAGAGGAGATAGTAACCAGGGTTTTTAGCTCCTCTCGAGAAAAACTGTCCGAAATAAGGCGGGCTGATGGGTATCCGGAATTGTTTCGTGCGCTGCTGGAGGAAGCGGTGACTGACATGAGCGAGCCCCCAGAAGTCCTGGTTGATCCAGCAGATGAGGAACTTGCGCTCAAGACACTGGCGGATATCGGTGCTCAAGGGTCGGTCCGTGCAGAGATTTCGACTATGGGCGGAGTGGTGGTCAGTTACGCCGATGGGCGGATTGTCAGACGGAACACAATCGAGGATCGTTTGGAAAAGGCAATCCCCTATATCAAATCTGATGTAGCGGAGATCTTGTTCTCATGA
- a CDS encoding ATPase, translating to MAYAVDPGGEASAYIAKAIAAAVAMSFSAMAAGYAQAKIGTAAAGTLAERPEAAVWVVVLQALPEVIVLLGFVAAIMIIGMPVTPPPSR from the coding sequence ATGGCTTACGCCGTCGATCCGGGCGGCGAGGCATCTGCTTATATCGCGAAGGCGATTGCCGCCGCCGTTGCAATGAGCTTCTCTGCGATGGCCGCAGGATACGCTCAGGCAAAGATTGGTACGGCTGCCGCAGGTACGCTCGCCGAGAGGCCCGAAGCGGCCGTATGGGTCGTAGTCCTGCAGGCTCTCCCGGAGGTCATCGTGCTCCTCGGGTTTGTCGCGGCGATCATGATAATCGGTATGCCTGTCACACCGCCTCCATCAAGGTAG
- the alr gene encoding alanine racemase: MHLRDAWVEVDLSAISRNVRALRALLAPGVGFMAVVKADAYGHGAEAVARTALSAGANRIGVATAEEAIALRAGGVRAPIQLLGQPPISAIHELLEHAIIPAVTTFEFASSLARIAGARGVEALCHLKVDTGMNRIGIRHDEAPLFAREMADLPGLSIEGVFTHFATADVPGDWDFGLQVDRFEEAVAGIRSEGVDPGIVHAANSPAAILSPRTHLSMVRCGLAMYGLHPCEATREVVNLTPAMSVKARITLKKRINIGDGVSYGLTWRAAEPSDLVTLPLGYADGVHRAASNTMEVLIGGKRCQQVGRVCMDQLMVVLPRGNSAKVGDEAVLVGSQGAERIEIDELAQAAGTINYELACAFGMRLPRRTA, encoded by the coding sequence ATGCATCTGCGCGACGCCTGGGTAGAGGTCGACCTTTCGGCGATCTCTCGGAACGTCAGGGCACTTAGAGCCCTGCTGGCGCCCGGCGTCGGGTTCATGGCGGTCGTGAAAGCCGACGCGTACGGACACGGAGCCGAGGCGGTAGCGAGGACCGCCCTTTCGGCAGGCGCCAACCGCATAGGCGTGGCCACTGCCGAGGAGGCCATCGCCCTCAGGGCAGGCGGCGTCCGTGCGCCCATCCAGTTGCTGGGCCAGCCGCCGATATCTGCGATCCATGAGCTACTCGAGCACGCGATCATCCCCGCAGTCACGACTTTCGAGTTCGCCTCGAGTCTGGCGAGGATTGCGGGTGCCAGGGGGGTCGAGGCACTGTGTCACCTGAAGGTCGATACAGGGATGAATCGCATTGGCATCAGACACGATGAGGCCCCGCTGTTCGCTCGGGAGATGGCGGACCTGCCTGGCTTGAGTATCGAGGGCGTGTTTACGCACTTCGCCACCGCCGACGTGCCCGGGGACTGGGATTTCGGGCTGCAGGTCGATAGATTCGAAGAGGCTGTCGCTGGCATCCGCAGCGAAGGAGTGGACCCTGGGATCGTTCATGCAGCGAACAGCCCCGCTGCCATCTTGAGCCCGAGGACCCATCTTTCGATGGTCCGATGCGGGCTTGCGATGTACGGGTTGCATCCTTGCGAGGCCACCAGGGAGGTCGTCAACCTCACTCCGGCCATGTCGGTCAAGGCGCGGATCACGCTGAAGAAGCGCATCAACATCGGGGACGGGGTCAGCTATGGCCTGACTTGGCGCGCAGCCGAGCCATCCGATCTGGTGACGCTACCTTTGGGGTATGCCGATGGAGTGCACCGGGCAGCCTCCAACACCATGGAGGTGCTGATCGGCGGAAAGCGATGTCAGCAGGTCGGGCGAGTGTGCATGGACCAACTCATGGTCGTCCTGCCCAGGGGAAACAGCGCGAAAGTCGGCGACGAAGCGGTACTTGTCGGAAGTCAGGGCGCCGAGCGAATCGAGATCGATGAGTTGGCTCAAGCTGCGGGGACCATCAACTACGAGCTGGCCTGCGCTTTCGGGATGCGGCTGCCTCGGCGCACCGCGTAA
- a CDS encoding CBS domain-containing protein, which yields MSERTVKDVMSADPMTVGPESSVTEAARLMVDNKIGSLPVIENGKLVGIVTEGDLIMQDVKLEFPTYLHLLDGFIMYPGATARFESELKKAVAADVRTVMTADPVTVQASATLEDAATLLVEKDVSRLPVMDGETLIGVVSKSDIVRSLLDQE from the coding sequence ATGTCAGAACGCACAGTGAAGGATGTCATGTCGGCGGATCCTATGACGGTCGGACCGGAGTCCTCGGTGACCGAGGCGGCCAGGCTGATGGTGGATAATAAGATCGGCTCGCTGCCGGTGATCGAGAACGGTAAGCTGGTCGGCATAGTGACCGAGGGCGACTTGATCATGCAAGACGTCAAACTCGAGTTCCCCACCTACTTGCACCTGCTCGACGGGTTCATCATGTACCCCGGGGCAACGGCGCGCTTCGAAAGCGAGCTCAAGAAGGCGGTCGCTGCCGACGTGCGCACCGTGATGACGGCGGATCCCGTCACAGTGCAGGCCAGCGCCACGCTTGAGGACGCTGCCACCCTGCTGGTCGAAAAGGACGTGAGTCGACTGCCGGTCATGGACGGCGAGACACTCATCGGTGTCGTCAGCAAGTCCGACATTGTTCGGTCGCTGCTGGACCAGGAGTGA
- a CDS encoding NAD(P)H-hydrate dehydratase: MLRLALTRQGVIAAEQLAVESLGIGLAELMERAGQAVVAEVLARAAAGSVVVFCGAGNNGGDGWVASRLLHEAGREVVVVTASEPGRVGGIAGDAALAAVESGVPWIVAPDRLPEGILDGRTVVIDAIFGIGFRTRPVAPPYDSWIVAINSHDALVISVDIVSGLDADTGQVSTPAVNAAVTVALIAPKVGSMLYPGADLSGEVAVRDIGVSGLESRSLGGLELWDREEYRTLLPKFGPTTHKKSRGRVLIVAGSGAYAGAAILTAMGAQRSGAGYVSLVVPRSIAPIAQGRLPSVVVMPAEEEAPQVFSAGASIAIAGMALDFDAVVMGPGMTREPGAEALVRQLIETLDAPVVLDADGINAIVGQLHLFLNRQAPTIITPHAGELARLVGVTSEEVQSDRVRYATRLAGPHLCCAFKGARTLIAGEGRLALNLPGGVELATAGTGDVLAGIIGTFLAQGLSPMNAAALGAFVHGFAAERAAAAMTNRCVIAEDIPDFLPEAFRYLLGE; this comes from the coding sequence TTGTTGCGTCTCGCGCTGACACGCCAGGGAGTCATAGCCGCTGAGCAGTTGGCGGTTGAGTCGCTGGGAATCGGACTCGCCGAGCTGATGGAACGGGCGGGCCAGGCAGTGGTCGCCGAGGTTCTGGCTCGGGCAGCAGCAGGGTCGGTTGTGGTGTTCTGCGGTGCGGGCAACAACGGCGGGGATGGTTGGGTCGCATCCCGGCTTCTCCACGAAGCAGGACGGGAGGTCGTGGTCGTCACGGCGAGCGAGCCCGGCCGCGTCGGAGGGATCGCTGGGGATGCGGCACTTGCAGCGGTCGAAAGCGGAGTGCCATGGATAGTCGCCCCCGATAGACTCCCAGAAGGCATCCTCGACGGCCGTACAGTGGTCATCGATGCGATCTTCGGTATTGGGTTCCGCACTCGACCTGTCGCGCCCCCCTATGACTCGTGGATCGTGGCGATCAACAGCCATGACGCCCTCGTGATCTCGGTCGACATCGTATCGGGTCTCGACGCCGACACCGGACAGGTGAGCACTCCGGCGGTTAACGCTGCGGTCACTGTCGCTCTGATCGCGCCGAAGGTCGGATCGATGCTCTATCCCGGCGCCGACTTGAGCGGGGAGGTGGCGGTTCGCGACATCGGCGTGTCGGGACTTGAGAGTCGCTCGCTCGGCGGACTCGAGCTGTGGGATCGGGAGGAGTACCGCACCCTGCTGCCAAAGTTTGGGCCGACCACTCACAAGAAGAGCCGCGGCCGGGTCCTGATCGTCGCCGGTTCGGGCGCTTATGCGGGCGCGGCGATACTCACGGCGATGGGAGCCCAAAGAAGCGGTGCCGGCTACGTCTCGCTGGTCGTCCCGCGTTCGATCGCTCCCATCGCCCAGGGCCGTCTGCCCTCGGTGGTCGTCATGCCTGCCGAGGAGGAAGCTCCACAGGTTTTCTCGGCAGGTGCGTCGATTGCGATCGCGGGCATGGCTCTCGACTTCGACGCCGTGGTGATGGGCCCGGGGATGACCCGTGAGCCAGGGGCCGAGGCGTTGGTCCGGCAGCTGATCGAGACCCTGGATGCACCGGTGGTCCTCGACGCCGACGGCATCAACGCCATAGTTGGGCAGCTCCACCTGTTTTTGAACCGACAGGCTCCCACGATCATCACCCCGCACGCCGGCGAGCTTGCGCGCCTTGTCGGCGTCACGTCCGAGGAGGTGCAGTCGGACCGAGTGCGTTACGCGACGCGGCTTGCGGGACCGCACTTATGCTGCGCGTTCAAGGGCGCGAGAACCCTGATCGCCGGCGAGGGCAGGCTGGCGCTCAACCTCCCAGGAGGCGTCGAGCTGGCCACAGCGGGCACGGGTGATGTCCTCGCGGGCATCATCGGGACCTTCCTAGCACAGGGCCTGTCGCCGATGAATGCCGCCGCCCTGGGGGCCTTCGTACACGGCTTCGCTGCCGAGCGTGCTGCTGCTGCGATGACCAACAGGTGCGTCATCGCCGAGGATATCCCCGACTTCTTACCGGAAGCTTTCCGGTATCTTCTCGGCGAATAA
- the acpS gene encoding holo-ACP synthase, translating to MDDSPQVCSEAIARSDSVIRGLGVDIVEIERMRLALQRHPKMKTRIFSQQERDYCEKRNRPEVHYAMRFAAKEAVLKAIGTGFSGMRFVDVEVLRDGGGRPRPVLHGRAAEVAEQAGVVELHLSLSFTHQTAVASAVAITAANRPRPPAEPESAEARFAASFKDARSLLDELQQGGEGEETTVEGALEESGPER from the coding sequence ATGGATGACAGCCCTCAAGTTTGCAGCGAGGCGATAGCCCGCAGCGATTCGGTGATCCGTGGCCTGGGCGTCGACATTGTGGAGATCGAGCGCATGCGGCTCGCGCTCCAGCGTCACCCTAAGATGAAGACCCGCATATTCTCTCAGCAGGAGCGCGACTATTGTGAGAAGCGCAACCGCCCGGAGGTGCACTACGCGATGCGATTCGCCGCCAAGGAGGCAGTCCTCAAGGCGATCGGTACCGGGTTTTCCGGCATGCGCTTCGTTGACGTCGAGGTCCTCAGGGACGGCGGCGGGCGCCCTCGGCCAGTCCTGCACGGCAGAGCTGCCGAAGTGGCCGAGCAGGCCGGAGTGGTGGAGCTTCACCTATCGCTGTCGTTCACGCACCAGACTGCGGTTGCCTCGGCAGTTGCGATCACGGCTGCGAACCGCCCCAGGCCTCCGGCCGAGCCCGAGAGCGCCGAAGCTCGATTCGCTGCCTCCTTCAAGGATGCCAGAAGTCTGCTCGATGAGTTGCAGCAGGGTGGCGAAGGGGAAGAAACAACGGTAGAGGGAGCGCTGGAGGAGTCTGGGCCTGAACGTTAG